A genomic segment from Bacillus cereus G9842 encodes:
- a CDS encoding SDR family NAD(P)-dependent oxidoreductase — MKKYAFITGANKGIGYELVRQLAEKNYHVFLGARNEQLGQQAVDSLNVSNVSYIQVDISNSQSIQEATKKIHETTDHLHLLINNAGIALDFNTLPSELNIETLRQGFEVNFFGTFQMIQAFLPLLKNSSNSKILNVTTDMASLTMFANGETHPINTLGYNSSKTAINALTLAFSKEFATNGPEVFGITPGFTTTDLNGNSPGGHTTIESAKIIIKYALSETNYNGKILNKNGIIPW, encoded by the coding sequence ATGAAAAAATATGCTTTTATAACAGGTGCGAATAAAGGAATTGGATATGAACTTGTTCGTCAATTAGCAGAAAAAAATTATCACGTATTTTTAGGTGCTCGTAATGAACAACTTGGACAACAAGCCGTAGACTCTTTAAATGTTTCAAACGTTTCCTATATTCAAGTAGATATTTCAAATTCACAATCCATTCAAGAAGCAACAAAGAAAATTCACGAAACGACTGACCATTTACATTTATTAATTAATAACGCAGGCATTGCATTAGACTTCAATACGCTACCTAGTGAATTAAATATTGAAACTTTACGCCAAGGATTTGAAGTTAACTTTTTTGGAACTTTCCAAATGATACAAGCCTTTTTACCATTATTAAAGAATTCAAGCAACAGTAAAATACTAAATGTAACAACTGACATGGCCTCACTAACAATGTTTGCTAATGGTGAAACACATCCAATCAATACACTAGGATATAATTCTTCCAAAACTGCTATTAATGCTTTAACATTAGCTTTTAGTAAAGAATTTGCTACTAACGGTCCAGAAGTATTTGGGATAACTCCTGGTTTTACAACTACTGATCTTAATGGAAATTCCCCTGGTGGCCATACAACTATTGAAAGTGCTAAAATTATTATTAAATATGCATTAAGTGAAACAAACTATAATGGTAAAATACTAAATAAAAATGGCATTATACCTTGGTAA
- the fumC gene encoding class II fumarate hydratase — translation MEYRIERDTLGEIKVPADKLWAAQTQRSKENFPIGTEQMPLEIVKAFAILKKSAALSNQKLGKLSEEKAEAIVEAADEVIAGKWNEHFPLVVWQTGSGTQSNMNVNEVIANRGNQILKENGSDVHIHPNDDVNMSQSSNDTFPTALHVACVIAVENHVLPAIRKLKGTLAEKVTAFEHIIKIGRTHLQDATPLTLGQEISGWHRMLEKTERMIAESNTYMKELAIGGTAVGTGINAHPKFGEMVSEEISQFTGKQFVSAPNKFHALTSHDEVVYTHGALKALAADLMKIANDVRWLASGPRSGLGEIIIPANEPGSSIMPGKVNPTQSEALTMVVAQVMGNDATIGFAASQGNFELNVFKPVIAYNFLQSAHLLADAIVSFNDNCAVGIEADEEVINENVNRSLMLVTALNPHIGYENAAKIAKYAHKEGLTLKEAALQSGLLTEGQFDEIVDPKKMIAPKE, via the coding sequence ATGGAGTACAGAATTGAAAGAGATACATTAGGAGAAATAAAAGTTCCAGCTGATAAATTATGGGCAGCACAAACACAACGTAGTAAAGAAAACTTTCCAATTGGAACAGAGCAAATGCCGCTTGAAATTGTAAAAGCATTTGCAATTTTAAAGAAGAGTGCAGCGCTTAGCAATCAAAAATTAGGAAAGTTATCAGAAGAAAAAGCAGAAGCAATTGTAGAAGCTGCTGATGAAGTGATTGCAGGGAAATGGAATGAACATTTTCCGCTTGTCGTATGGCAAACAGGTAGTGGTACACAGTCAAACATGAATGTGAATGAAGTAATTGCAAATCGTGGGAATCAAATTTTGAAAGAGAATGGATCTGACGTACATATTCATCCAAATGATGATGTGAACATGTCACAAAGTTCAAATGATACATTTCCAACGGCGCTCCATGTAGCTTGTGTAATCGCAGTAGAAAATCACGTATTACCAGCAATCAGGAAATTAAAAGGAACTTTAGCAGAAAAAGTAACTGCATTTGAACATATTATAAAAATTGGTCGTACACATTTACAAGATGCAACACCGTTAACTTTAGGGCAAGAAATTAGCGGATGGCACCGTATGCTTGAAAAAACAGAGCGTATGATTGCAGAGAGCAATACATATATGAAAGAGTTAGCAATTGGTGGAACTGCGGTTGGAACAGGTATTAATGCTCATCCTAAATTTGGTGAGATGGTATCAGAGGAAATTAGTCAATTTACAGGTAAACAATTTGTTTCTGCACCAAATAAGTTCCATGCATTAACGAGCCATGATGAAGTTGTATATACTCACGGTGCATTAAAAGCATTAGCTGCAGATCTAATGAAGATCGCTAACGATGTACGTTGGCTTGCAAGTGGTCCACGTAGTGGTCTTGGAGAAATTATTATTCCAGCCAATGAACCAGGAAGCTCTATTATGCCAGGTAAAGTAAATCCAACGCAAAGTGAAGCATTAACGATGGTTGTAGCGCAAGTGATGGGGAATGATGCAACAATCGGATTTGCTGCGAGCCAAGGTAACTTTGAGTTAAACGTATTTAAACCTGTTATTGCTTATAACTTCTTACAATCAGCTCACTTATTAGCGGATGCAATTGTTTCGTTTAATGACAATTGTGCAGTTGGTATTGAAGCAGATGAAGAAGTAATTAATGAAAATGTGAATCGTTCACTAATGCTTGTAACAGCGCTAAACCCACATATCGGATATGAAAATGCAGCGAAAATTGCGAAGTATGCTCATAAAGAGGGATTAACTTTAAAAGAAGCAGCATTGCAATCTGGGCTACTAACAGAAGGGCAATTTGATGAAATTGTAGATCCAAAGAAAATGATTGCTCCAAAAGAGTAA
- a CDS encoding PH domain-containing protein codes for MKFKAKKNPFHVIFITLFLIIFFVSLFFQNENSIFFTLMMLLNIVNLSSFYFSHYNVTESSLVVKHGFILRTEIPFKDIRHIKYSGKKLRSKKWTRQQLEINYNLFDSVTTFVPQEEEKFISLLKENCPQMKVMNTPANK; via the coding sequence TTGAAATTTAAAGCGAAAAAAAATCCATTCCACGTCATTTTCATTACTTTATTTCTAATTATTTTTTTCGTTTCGTTATTCTTCCAAAATGAAAATTCTATTTTTTTCACTCTCATGATGCTATTAAATATCGTGAATCTTTCTTCATTCTATTTCTCTCACTACAACGTAACGGAATCATCTCTTGTTGTAAAACACGGTTTCATACTTCGTACTGAAATCCCATTTAAAGACATTCGCCATATTAAGTACTCTGGCAAAAAACTTCGTTCAAAAAAATGGACTAGGCAACAATTAGAAATTAATTATAATTTATTTGACTCAGTGACCACTTTCGTACCACAAGAAGAAGAAAAATTCATTTCACTCTTAAAAGAGAACTGCCCACAGATGAAAGTAATGAATACGCCTGCTAACAAATAA
- a CDS encoding DUF2087 domain-containing protein, whose amino-acid sequence MSGISEKFWDASIEELKKGYVFDGEKEEYICLACGETFIKGVIYQDNQVLYEAEKFVRLHIQNEHTSMFDYLLNMDKKFTGLTDLQKKMVQFFHMGLNDKEIVKELDGGSTSTIRNHRFTLREKMKQAKVFLALMELSEEKSKVQTKFVPIHRTATMVDDRYNITEEENDEVLKAHFTEGLDGPLSKFPKKQKRKLIILRHLVKKFDSNKKYTEKEVNTVIENVYPDFVTLRRYLIEYGFLDRTADGSQYWVKL is encoded by the coding sequence ATGAGTGGTATTTCAGAGAAGTTTTGGGATGCGTCAATAGAGGAATTAAAGAAAGGGTATGTGTTTGATGGAGAAAAAGAGGAGTACATTTGCTTAGCTTGTGGTGAAACATTTATTAAAGGTGTTATTTATCAAGATAATCAAGTTTTGTATGAAGCAGAGAAGTTCGTCCGATTGCATATTCAAAATGAGCATACGTCTATGTTTGATTATTTGTTAAATATGGATAAGAAATTTACTGGTTTAACGGATTTACAAAAGAAAATGGTTCAGTTTTTCCATATGGGACTGAATGATAAAGAAATTGTAAAAGAGTTGGATGGCGGAAGTACATCAACAATTCGTAATCATCGATTTACACTGCGAGAGAAAATGAAGCAAGCAAAAGTATTTTTAGCTCTAATGGAATTATCAGAAGAAAAATCAAAAGTACAAACGAAATTTGTACCAATTCATAGAACAGCAACGATGGTGGATGATCGATACAATATTACGGAAGAAGAAAATGATGAAGTATTAAAAGCTCATTTTACAGAAGGATTAGATGGACCTCTTTCTAAATTTCCGAAAAAACAAAAGCGTAAATTAATTATATTACGTCATTTAGTAAAGAAGTTTGATAGTAATAAAAAGTATACTGAAAAAGAAGTAAATACAGTGATAGAAAATGTATACCCTGATTTCGTAACTTTAAGAAGATATTTAATCGAGTATGGATTTTTAGATCGAACAGCCGATGGAAGTCAATATTGGGTGAAGTTATAA
- a CDS encoding MATE family efflux transporter: MKPPADNNKEGAESHKLESESKPIWKSMSMFLVPLLLSNVLQSVGQLFGMVVVGRWLGVNDLAAISAFFPLFFLLVSFVIGIGSGSSILIGQAFGAKNEDRLKAIVGTTLTFTFIIGVVLAIIGSIFAMDIMRLMGTPENIIEISVHYARILFISMPVLFLYFAYTTFMRGTGDSKTPFYFLIVSTALNMILLPILIFGWLGAPKLDVYGAAYASVISTVITFIVMLLYLKKKNHPLQLDSTVRKYLRMDGELLKLLLRLGIPASINMILVSLSEIAVIAFVNRYGSDATAAYGVVNQVASYVQMPAVSLGITVSIFAAQSIGANQFDRLQKVVKVGIIMNYVIGGVLIALIYLFSRDILSLFLTSQTTIEIAHSLVMITLWSYLIFGHAQIISATMRASGTVLWPTVIGVVSIWLVEVPVAYYLSYHTSLGIEGIWIGYPAAFIVSLILQYAYYKLSWQKKRITRLVS; this comes from the coding sequence TTGAAACCACCTGCAGATAACAATAAAGAAGGTGCGGAGTCACATAAGTTGGAAAGTGAGAGTAAACCGATTTGGAAATCGATGTCGATGTTTTTAGTACCATTATTATTAAGTAATGTACTACAATCAGTTGGACAATTATTTGGTATGGTAGTAGTAGGAAGATGGCTTGGAGTTAATGATTTAGCGGCTATATCAGCATTCTTCCCATTATTTTTCTTGCTCGTTTCATTTGTAATTGGTATCGGTTCAGGAAGCTCTATTTTAATTGGTCAGGCGTTTGGTGCTAAAAACGAAGATCGTTTAAAAGCTATCGTTGGTACGACGCTGACATTTACCTTTATTATTGGAGTTGTGTTGGCGATAATAGGCAGTATTTTTGCGATGGATATTATGCGTCTAATGGGAACGCCAGAAAATATTATTGAAATAAGTGTACATTATGCACGAATTTTATTTATATCGATGCCAGTATTATTTTTATATTTCGCATACACAACATTTATGAGAGGTACAGGAGATTCTAAAACGCCATTTTACTTTTTAATTGTAAGTACAGCGCTAAATATGATCTTATTACCAATTCTTATTTTTGGATGGTTAGGAGCTCCGAAATTAGATGTGTATGGAGCAGCCTATGCCTCTGTTATATCTACAGTTATTACGTTTATTGTCATGCTTTTGTATTTAAAGAAGAAAAATCACCCATTACAACTAGACAGCACGGTTAGAAAATACCTTCGAATGGATGGGGAGTTATTAAAGCTATTGCTAAGGCTCGGTATTCCAGCGAGTATTAATATGATATTAGTTTCATTATCTGAAATTGCTGTAATCGCGTTTGTAAATCGTTACGGTTCGGATGCAACAGCTGCTTACGGAGTTGTGAATCAAGTTGCAAGTTATGTACAAATGCCAGCAGTTAGCCTTGGTATTACAGTTTCTATTTTTGCAGCACAATCAATTGGGGCGAATCAATTTGATCGATTGCAGAAAGTTGTGAAGGTCGGAATTATTATGAACTACGTCATCGGTGGTGTGTTAATAGCTCTTATTTACTTATTCTCAAGAGACATTTTATCACTATTTTTAACGAGTCAAACTACAATTGAAATTGCTCATAGCTTAGTTATGATTACGTTATGGAGTTATTTAATTTTCGGTCATGCACAAATTATTAGTGCGACAATGCGAGCGAGTGGTACAGTACTTTGGCCAACTGTTATTGGAGTTGTTTCAATTTGGCTTGTGGAAGTACCCGTAGCATATTATCTTTCTTACCATACAAGTCTTGGAATAGAAGGGATCTGGATCGGGTATCCAGCAGCATTTATTGTCAGCTTAATACTACAGTATGCATATTATAAGCTTTCATGGCAAAAGAAACGAATTACACGATTAGTTAGTTAA
- a CDS encoding peptidase E, translating to MKLAVIGGGDLQDSNHLPINERLIELTNKQYPKVLFIPTASHDDESYIKLFLDTFEKQLHCEVQILRTTTDSPSKYEIDEMIHSADLIYLGGGNYIYMFTQWKEHRLDEKLLLALQQGTLIAGYSAGAMCWFTSSIRSDYEGSGYIESNGWGIVNKRFCPHYNQLNRMNAFHSFLQNHQGNIEGIALEDNCALYITEESFEIIGEPEKAWEFYMSDKTLIRQHFDITLKSYL from the coding sequence ATGAAATTAGCTGTCATTGGTGGCGGTGATTTACAAGATTCAAATCACTTGCCTATTAATGAACGCCTTATAGAATTAACAAATAAACAGTATCCAAAAGTATTGTTTATTCCAACGGCAAGTCATGATGATGAAAGCTATATAAAATTATTTTTAGACACGTTTGAAAAACAATTACATTGTGAAGTACAAATTTTACGTACTACAACAGATTCACCTTCTAAGTATGAAATAGACGAGATGATTCATTCAGCCGATTTAATTTATCTAGGTGGCGGGAATTATATTTATATGTTTACGCAATGGAAAGAACATAGACTCGATGAAAAATTATTATTGGCTCTGCAACAAGGAACACTTATTGCTGGTTATAGCGCTGGTGCTATGTGTTGGTTCACGTCTAGTATCCGATCAGATTATGAAGGTTCTGGTTATATAGAGAGTAACGGATGGGGGATTGTTAATAAAAGATTTTGTCCACATTATAATCAATTAAATAGAATGAACGCCTTCCATTCCTTTTTACAAAATCATCAAGGGAATATAGAAGGAATTGCACTGGAGGATAATTGCGCTTTATATATTACAGAGGAATCCTTTGAGATTATCGGTGAACCAGAAAAAGCGTGGGAGTTTTATATGAGTGATAAAACACTCATTAGACAACATTTTGATATAACTTTAAAAAGCTATTTGTAA
- a CDS encoding DUF3942 family protein: MDFRFEFTTKLKEYLDDEKDEKIIKDGHRDVIFHYLYALETEIGVVKNPNFTFFASGRRSHIVLENVEFKTEVNVKSNIIEITKIVDNVAIPLDTIVAKDRELFALGRNEKFSVQILEQYLFDTFGDKLGL; this comes from the coding sequence GTGGATTTTCGATTTGAATTTACAACGAAGCTGAAAGAATACTTAGACGATGAGAAGGATGAAAAAATAATAAAAGATGGGCACAGAGATGTAATTTTTCACTATTTATATGCGTTAGAGACTGAAATTGGCGTTGTTAAAAATCCTAATTTTACTTTTTTTGCATCAGGAAGACGTTCACATATAGTGTTAGAAAATGTTGAATTTAAAACAGAAGTAAATGTAAAAAGTAATATAATTGAAATTACAAAAATAGTGGATAATGTAGCTATTCCGTTAGATACTATCGTAGCGAAAGATCGGGAATTATTTGCACTTGGGCGTAATGAGAAGTTTAGTGTACAAATATTAGAGCAGTATCTTTTTGATACATTTGGAGATAAGTTAGGCTTATAA
- a CDS encoding BlaI/MecI/CopY family transcriptional regulator produces the protein MFTQNYKLNEHGLNHFFGPLEAKIMEIVWSNKGITIKEVQQKLSEESPVNFNTVMTVMNRLVEKLHLEKQIVKRSGIYRAVQTKEEFLSKQTKKMTQELMGEFGDLVVNHMLDELEQADPTLIKKLEDKLSQLKKED, from the coding sequence ATGTTTACTCAAAACTATAAATTAAATGAGCACGGGTTAAATCATTTCTTTGGACCGCTTGAAGCGAAAATTATGGAGATTGTTTGGTCTAACAAAGGTATTACGATTAAAGAAGTGCAGCAGAAATTAAGTGAAGAATCGCCTGTGAATTTTAACACTGTTATGACAGTTATGAACAGGTTAGTAGAGAAGTTACACTTAGAAAAACAGATTGTAAAAAGAAGTGGCATATATCGTGCTGTACAAACAAAAGAAGAATTCTTATCCAAGCAAACGAAGAAAATGACACAGGAATTGATGGGGGAATTTGGAGATTTAGTTGTAAATCATATGTTAGATGAGTTAGAGCAGGCTGATCCGACTTTAATAAAAAAGTTAGAAGACAAATTGAGTCAGTTAAAAAAAGAGGATTAA
- a CDS encoding M56 family metallopeptidase, producing the protein MKWQMRKIVLLAVIVSTLFFSMLVYYVTYPFLFQNKMFFLSNFCLFQLEKHMKELSLIRIIIAGLLLLTILIVCKRIWRQFFYSKKLQKVLIPFIRKGKQIYILPTTEVAAFTIGLFRPKVVMSEGLLQTFSDEEIDAIIFHEEYHQKNWDPLKLFCFTLLAEGMMYIPILKGLLQRYHTYQELAADKYAMQKMESSFELGSALLKLIKIKTMENRCVTASFAKTAINLRIEQVLNEKVVKLTIPLHTNSVYVTVGLFCMSVVLIVGECI; encoded by the coding sequence ATGAAATGGCAAATGCGTAAAATCGTATTGTTAGCAGTAATTGTTAGTACCCTCTTTTTCAGTATGTTAGTGTATTACGTTACATATCCATTTCTGTTTCAAAATAAGATGTTCTTTCTTTCAAATTTTTGCTTGTTCCAGTTAGAAAAACATATGAAAGAATTATCGCTGATTCGTATTATAATCGCTGGATTATTATTACTTACTATATTAATCGTGTGCAAAAGAATTTGGCGACAATTTTTCTATAGTAAAAAATTACAAAAAGTACTTATCCCTTTCATCCGAAAAGGAAAACAAATATATATATTGCCGACTACGGAAGTTGCGGCATTTACAATTGGATTATTCCGTCCGAAAGTTGTCATGTCGGAAGGTTTGCTTCAGACGTTTTCAGATGAAGAAATTGATGCAATTATTTTCCATGAAGAATATCATCAAAAGAATTGGGATCCGCTAAAATTATTTTGTTTTACGTTATTAGCAGAAGGAATGATGTACATCCCGATATTAAAAGGGTTGTTACAGCGATATCATACGTATCAGGAGCTAGCTGCTGATAAATATGCGATGCAAAAAATGGAATCTTCATTTGAGTTAGGTAGCGCGTTATTAAAATTAATTAAAATAAAGACAATGGAAAATCGATGTGTTACCGCTTCATTTGCAAAAACAGCAATAAATTTACGAATCGAGCAAGTGTTAAATGAAAAGGTTGTTAAGCTTACTATTCCGTTACATACGAATTCGGTATATGTAACAGTAGGTTTATTCTGTATGTCGGTTGTACTTATTGTCGGAGAGTGCATATAG
- the ccdA gene encoding cytochrome c-type biogenesis protein CcdA, which yields MNAADLTIWLVAGAGVLSFISPCSLPLYPSYLSYITGVSIQDLKENRGIMQKSAIIHTIFFMIGFSVIFYALGLSVSWIGITFSSNQKLIQQIGGIFIVLMGLFMTGLFQPKWLMAEKKVQYRSKSTGYIRSILVGMTYAAGWTPCVGPIFSAVLMLGATNPEGALLYITAYTLGFAVPFFVMAFFIGKVKWIVTYANVMMKIGGGMMIVTGILLYTNQMTKITAFFIRLFGGFTGF from the coding sequence ATGAATGCAGCAGATTTAACAATTTGGCTTGTGGCTGGGGCGGGAGTATTGTCATTTATATCACCGTGCTCTTTACCGTTATATCCATCTTATTTATCTTATATTACAGGTGTGTCTATCCAAGATTTAAAAGAAAATCGTGGGATTATGCAAAAATCAGCGATTATACATACCATATTTTTTATGATCGGATTTTCGGTTATATTTTACGCGTTAGGTTTATCGGTAAGCTGGATTGGAATAACATTTTCATCTAACCAAAAATTGATTCAACAAATTGGTGGGATTTTTATTGTTTTAATGGGGCTATTTATGACGGGCTTGTTTCAGCCTAAGTGGCTTATGGCAGAGAAAAAGGTGCAGTATAGAAGTAAATCGACTGGATATATTCGCTCGATTTTAGTCGGTATGACATATGCAGCGGGTTGGACGCCATGTGTTGGACCGATATTTTCAGCTGTACTCATGCTTGGCGCGACGAATCCTGAAGGGGCACTTCTTTATATTACAGCGTATACTCTTGGGTTTGCGGTTCCATTTTTCGTGATGGCATTCTTTATTGGGAAGGTAAAATGGATTGTTACATATGCGAATGTCATGATGAAAATTGGCGGTGGAATGATGATTGTAACAGGTATTTTATTGTATACAAATCAAATGACGAAAATTACAGCATTCTTTATTCGTCTATTCGGTGGATTTACAGGCTTTTAA
- a CDS encoding TlpA family protein disulfide reductase: protein MKKLIAIILVGALVWAGVNFYNSKKEEKERKAKQAELQEKEVLPQVGFKAPGITLKGLDGKLQSLNDAKGKPYIINFWASWCGPCEMEAPDLVHMYDKYKKDVEIFAVNATVSDPVQEASAFANRYGFEFPVLLDMDGVAGLDYKVFSLPTTFFVNKDGIIVDHVRGVLPPDQLEKKFKKLIEN, encoded by the coding sequence GTGAAGAAACTAATTGCTATTATACTAGTAGGTGCTCTCGTTTGGGCGGGGGTTAACTTTTATAATTCAAAGAAAGAAGAAAAGGAAAGAAAAGCAAAGCAAGCAGAGTTACAAGAGAAAGAAGTATTACCACAAGTAGGTTTTAAAGCACCTGGCATCACATTAAAAGGATTAGACGGAAAGTTGCAGTCGTTAAATGATGCCAAGGGAAAACCGTATATTATTAATTTTTGGGCATCATGGTGTGGGCCGTGTGAAATGGAGGCACCTGACTTAGTTCATATGTATGATAAATATAAAAAGGATGTTGAAATTTTTGCGGTGAATGCAACTGTTAGTGACCCAGTACAAGAAGCAAGCGCATTTGCTAATCGCTATGGGTTTGAGTTTCCTGTTCTACTAGATATGGACGGAGTAGCTGGACTAGATTATAAAGTATTCTCTTTACCGACGACATTTTTTGTTAATAAAGATGGAATCATAGTAGATCATGTACGAGGTGTATTACCACCAGATCAATTAGAAAAGAAATTTAAGAAATTGATTGAGAATTAA
- a CDS encoding prolipoprotein diacylglyceryl transferase family protein has protein sequence MEWIVRLQPISLIIGSLFGFMLMKRKMRHQNVSYEKMMDAVTNAFLIIVFVWKFAPVILNPVWAFGAPVQAILAVGSMQHIVVGCVIASVYIVWKSKKEQFSLRILLDVLPFSLCVSIIFYFLLHHEVGAQTTLPWGIKIYESKLLYHPIFVYEIILALCIMGFLWMKNERLGNGKNISVFLIIEGFAQIIISLVSEQNSVLFGLSAQQIMSFCIISLGILLVSKK, from the coding sequence ATGGAGTGGATCGTGAGGTTACAACCCATATCTCTTATAATTGGAAGTCTATTTGGATTTATGTTGATGAAACGAAAGATGAGGCATCAAAATGTATCATATGAAAAAATGATGGATGCCGTAACAAATGCTTTTCTTATCATCGTATTTGTATGGAAGTTTGCGCCAGTAATTTTAAATCCTGTATGGGCTTTTGGGGCGCCAGTGCAAGCAATATTAGCTGTTGGGAGTATGCAACATATTGTAGTAGGATGCGTAATTGCGAGTGTATACATTGTTTGGAAAAGTAAAAAGGAGCAATTTTCGCTTCGTATTTTACTTGATGTATTGCCTTTTAGTCTGTGTGTGAGTATTATCTTTTATTTTCTATTACATCATGAAGTAGGCGCACAAACGACACTACCATGGGGAATAAAAATATATGAATCTAAACTTTTATATCACCCTATTTTCGTATATGAGATCATCCTTGCTCTTTGTATAATGGGCTTTTTATGGATGAAAAATGAAAGGCTTGGAAATGGAAAGAATATAAGTGTTTTTCTAATTATTGAGGGGTTTGCTCAAATCATTATTTCGCTTGTTAGTGAACAAAATTCGGTTCTGTTTGGTCTATCAGCACAGCAAATAATGAGCTTTTGTATTATTAGTTTAGGGATTTTGTTAGTGTCGAAAAAATAA
- a CDS encoding response regulator aspartate phosphatase, with the protein MSVLLKGHEQIVNELNILYQVMVAEQLIEAKQLKEKIEKQINKIEADQNLSLYYSLLNFKYKVLTDWTNIKYDTFSQIVRLDNPITEDFITYYYHFFKAEHATIIGNYDEAKKEYEKAESLLKHVPGELEEAEYKYKFAIFNHHTNKPLTAINYANQAKEIFSKYPRYEIKIALCENILGSCSVYLKQFEQAEENYNSAINILQKLKDDTLILKVRNNLGWLYSSQNLSTLAIRHLTIVTNKLPKHLKANFLQAKEHFILNEKELANHWVQKGLEICNELNNQEYKHHFTILKTQHTGILDDLENAIIAGTTYFNSKELYDYAQEYYELLAVEFHKVNKIEKSQKYFFKTYEAKQKLLTKEALR; encoded by the coding sequence ATGAGTGTGTTATTAAAAGGGCATGAACAGATTGTCAACGAATTAAACATTTTATATCAAGTAATGGTAGCGGAGCAATTAATTGAAGCGAAACAATTAAAAGAAAAAATAGAGAAACAGATTAATAAAATTGAAGCTGATCAAAATCTATCGCTTTACTACTCCCTACTAAACTTTAAATATAAGGTCCTAACCGATTGGACAAACATTAAGTATGATACTTTTAGTCAAATTGTTCGTTTAGACAATCCAATAACTGAAGACTTTATTACTTATTATTATCACTTTTTTAAAGCTGAACATGCTACCATTATTGGAAATTATGATGAAGCAAAAAAAGAATACGAAAAAGCTGAATCCCTTTTAAAACATGTACCAGGCGAACTAGAAGAAGCTGAATATAAATATAAATTTGCTATATTTAATCACCATACAAACAAACCACTTACAGCAATCAATTATGCAAATCAAGCTAAAGAGATTTTCTCAAAATATCCACGTTATGAAATTAAAATAGCTCTATGCGAAAACATTTTAGGCTCATGTTCTGTTTATTTAAAACAATTCGAACAAGCCGAAGAGAACTATAATTCAGCAATCAATATTTTACAAAAGCTGAAAGACGATACACTAATCTTAAAAGTTCGAAATAACTTAGGTTGGCTCTACTCTTCTCAAAATCTATCAACCCTTGCTATTAGACATCTTACAATAGTTACAAACAAATTACCTAAACACCTAAAAGCCAATTTTCTACAAGCCAAAGAACATTTTATTTTAAATGAAAAAGAACTTGCAAACCATTGGGTTCAAAAAGGCTTAGAAATTTGTAATGAATTAAATAATCAAGAATATAAACACCATTTCACTATCTTAAAAACACAACACACTGGTATTCTAGACGACTTAGAAAACGCAATCATTGCAGGCACTACATATTTTAACAGTAAAGAATTATACGATTATGCACAAGAATATTACGAATTATTAGCAGTAGAATTTCATAAAGTGAATAAAATAGAGAAATCTCAAAAATATTTTTTCAAAACTTACGAAGCAAAACAAAAATTATTAACTAAGGAGGCACTAAGATAA